A window of the Armatimonadota bacterium genome harbors these coding sequences:
- a CDS encoding cellulase family glycosylhydrolase, whose amino-acid sequence MTRYALRCGRRTIPMMLAALITMLWGTIAMAQEDSAPKRGDVAFQTSFDTAEDRQGWSTAPWAEWVPGYEGTTSLRVTVPAEDAAESRMIVLPIDLTRYRGCRLAVECMAKAEGVSKPPQPYLGVKCMLHYRSETSGPFWSNQNNVFGTFDWKKLRFVAPIAADATGGQLALGLQASSGVAWFDEIKVTVAWPPPPARPEAAANAGPVYRGHDLPRLRGVMSPNAFVDEDMRVLGQEWNANLIRWQMTRRWGVPNTDRDLDEYDQWIASELDDLEKALEACNRYGIKVVVDLHSPPGGRYENSDVAMFYEPKYQDHFVKVWERIATRFKGNPAVWGYDLVNEPVQADAPVEGVPDYLGAQVRAARAIRAIDPDVPIIFEVDQWDSAPGFRYLEPVDVPNVIYQVHMYWPGGFTHQGVHSNPVGVKYPGVIGGMMVDKEALRRHLQPVRDFQLAFNVHIYVGEFSAARWAPGAAQYLSDCIEIFEEYGWDWSYHAYREWDGWSLEHGPDPNDHSRTAEPSDRMQVVLGWFAKNVKPPVR is encoded by the coding sequence GTGACCAGGTATGCACTCAGGTGTGGTCGGCGCACAATACCGATGATGCTTGCCGCTCTGATCACGATGCTCTGGGGGACAATCGCGATGGCACAGGAAGACTCAGCACCCAAGCGCGGTGACGTGGCGTTCCAGACGAGCTTCGACACCGCAGAGGACCGCCAGGGTTGGTCGACCGCGCCGTGGGCCGAGTGGGTGCCGGGCTACGAAGGGACGACTTCGCTCCGCGTGACGGTGCCGGCCGAAGACGCGGCGGAGAGCCGGATGATCGTCCTGCCCATCGACCTGACGCGGTACCGGGGCTGCAGGCTGGCAGTGGAGTGCATGGCCAAGGCCGAAGGGGTCAGCAAGCCGCCGCAGCCGTACCTGGGCGTGAAGTGCATGTTGCACTACAGGTCCGAGACTAGCGGACCATTCTGGAGCAACCAGAACAACGTCTTCGGCACCTTCGACTGGAAGAAGCTGCGGTTCGTGGCGCCGATTGCAGCTGATGCCACAGGTGGCCAGCTGGCGCTGGGATTGCAGGCGAGCAGCGGGGTAGCGTGGTTCGATGAGATCAAGGTGACGGTGGCCTGGCCGCCTCCACCGGCGCGTCCGGAGGCTGCCGCGAATGCAGGTCCTGTCTACAGGGGACATGATTTGCCGCGGCTGAGGGGAGTGATGTCCCCGAACGCTTTCGTGGACGAGGACATGCGGGTACTTGGGCAGGAGTGGAACGCGAACCTGATCCGCTGGCAGATGACGCGGCGGTGGGGCGTACCCAATACCGACCGGGACCTGGATGAGTATGACCAGTGGATTGCCTCGGAACTCGACGATCTGGAGAAGGCCCTGGAAGCCTGCAACCGATACGGGATCAAGGTGGTCGTCGACCTTCACTCGCCGCCGGGCGGGCGTTACGAGAACAGCGACGTGGCCATGTTCTACGAGCCTAAGTACCAAGATCATTTCGTGAAGGTCTGGGAGCGGATCGCCACGCGGTTCAAGGGCAACCCCGCCGTCTGGGGATACGACCTGGTGAACGAGCCGGTGCAGGCGGATGCGCCGGTGGAGGGCGTCCCGGACTACCTCGGGGCACAGGTGCGCGCGGCAAGGGCAATTCGTGCCATCGACCCGGATGTGCCGATCATTTTCGAGGTGGACCAGTGGGACTCAGCCCCTGGGTTCCGCTACCTGGAGCCGGTGGATGTGCCGAATGTCATCTACCAGGTCCACATGTACTGGCCGGGCGGGTTTACGCACCAGGGCGTGCACTCGAACCCGGTGGGGGTCAAGTACCCGGGAGTCATCGGTGGGATGATGGTTGACAAGGAAGCATTGCGCCGGCACCTGCAGCCAGTGCGCGATTTCCAGCTGGCCTTCAATGTGCATATCTACGTCGGCGAGTTCAGCGCGGCGCGATGGGCCCCGGGAGCCGCTCAGTATCTGTCGGATTGCATCGAGATTTTCGAGGAGTATGGCTGGGACTGGTCGTATCACGCGTACCGGGAGTGGGATGGCTGGAGCCTGGAGCACGGTCCCGACCCCAATGACCACTCGCGCACCGCGGAGCCGTCGGACCGGATGCAAGTGGTGCTTGGGTGGTTCGCGAAGAACGTGAAGCCGCCGGTTAGGTGA
- a CDS encoding gamma-glutamyltransferase, whose amino-acid sequence MDQIGWCASGTGGAVAAGAAESVAAGVRLLSEGGNAADAAVATILALAVTDYGLFAIGGEVPFMIYDAAQERVRVLSGIGRAPLSPEAIEWYYANGIPDEGSYLAMPVPGALHLCITALELFGTRSFAQAVAPTLELLDAGRDEWHPQLAATLRKMVQAETQAVGSREKRLRAARDRFYTGDIADDLVAWYRSKGSFLDREDLAAHETTVEDPVSVGYRGYEVCKCNTWTQGPVLCQTLRLLEGWELRGLGHLSADYIHTVTEAMKLAYADRDTYYADPDFADVPLQQLLSDEYTALRADLITGAASMERRPGDPVRMRAILCEGDAPENPVRTPISDTTTCVVADRWGNVVAATPSCNLAGNEPDPVTGVSQGNRLRCLNTNPRHPNRIQPGKRPRVTLTPTLVLREGRPVVAISVAGGDLQDQTSLNVLLNHIEFGMPPGQAVTAPRFSTNHMENSFSSRPDRDAAFLAPGSLNLHEGVAEQVRSELAARGHRVTVTSEPIAHPVMLCIDPETQVVHAAGDPAAGKHAAALNDTA is encoded by the coding sequence ATGGATCAGATCGGCTGGTGTGCATCCGGAACCGGGGGTGCGGTCGCTGCCGGGGCGGCGGAATCGGTGGCTGCGGGAGTCCGGTTGCTCTCGGAGGGAGGCAATGCCGCCGACGCTGCTGTCGCGACGATCCTGGCCCTGGCGGTCACCGACTACGGGCTGTTCGCCATCGGCGGCGAGGTCCCGTTCATGATCTACGACGCGGCGCAGGAACGCGTGCGGGTGCTGTCCGGCATCGGCCGGGCACCGCTCAGCCCCGAGGCCATCGAGTGGTACTACGCCAACGGGATTCCGGACGAGGGCAGCTACCTCGCCATGCCCGTCCCCGGCGCGCTTCACCTGTGCATCACGGCGCTGGAACTGTTCGGAACGCGCAGCTTCGCGCAGGCCGTCGCCCCGACGCTGGAACTTCTCGACGCAGGCAGGGATGAGTGGCACCCACAACTGGCGGCGACGCTGCGCAAGATGGTGCAGGCGGAAACGCAAGCCGTCGGCAGCCGAGAGAAGAGACTGCGCGCCGCCCGCGACCGCTTCTACACCGGGGACATCGCCGATGACCTCGTGGCATGGTACCGGAGCAAGGGTTCATTCTTGGACAGGGAGGATCTTGCCGCCCACGAGACGACAGTCGAAGACCCGGTGTCGGTCGGCTACCGCGGTTACGAGGTATGCAAGTGCAACACCTGGACCCAGGGACCAGTCCTGTGCCAGACGCTGCGTCTCCTCGAAGGGTGGGAGTTGAGGGGCCTCGGCCATCTGTCAGCCGACTACATCCACACGGTCACTGAAGCGATGAAGCTTGCATACGCCGACCGCGACACTTACTATGCTGACCCGGATTTCGCGGACGTGCCCTTGCAGCAGTTGCTGTCCGACGAATACACCGCGTTACGGGCGGACCTCATCACCGGAGCTGCGTCGATGGAGCGGCGTCCGGGTGATCCAGTCCGGATGCGGGCGATTCTGTGCGAAGGAGACGCACCGGAGAACCCGGTCCGCACGCCGATTTCCGACACGACCACCTGCGTGGTCGCCGACCGGTGGGGGAATGTGGTGGCGGCCACGCCCAGCTGCAATCTGGCCGGGAATGAACCCGACCCTGTCACGGGCGTGTCCCAGGGCAATCGCCTGCGCTGCCTGAACACGAACCCGAGGCACCCGAACCGCATCCAGCCGGGCAAGCGTCCACGGGTCACCCTGACCCCCACCCTCGTATTGCGGGAGGGCAGGCCGGTCGTGGCAATCAGCGTCGCAGGCGGGGACCTGCAGGATCAGACTTCCCTGAATGTACTGCTCAACCACATCGAGTTTGGCATGCCCCCGGGCCAAGCGGTGACTGCGCCGCGTTTCAGCACCAACCACATGGAAAACTCATTCAGCTCCCGACCGGACCGGGACGCGGCATTCCTGGCCCCAGGGAGTCTCAACCTTCACGAGGGCGTGGCGGAGCAGGTCCGTTCCGAGCTCGCTGCGCGCGGACACAGGGTGACGGTGACCAGTGAGCCCATCGCCCATCCGGTCATGCTGTGCATTGATCCAGAGACTCAAGTCGTGCATGCTGCGGGGGATCCAGCCGCCGGAAAGCACGCGGCCGCACTCAACGACACCGCGTGA
- a CDS encoding fibronectin type III domain-containing protein, with product MMTSNRWVFPVVIAILAYLGTLPAPAEDIRLNDCEIRGADSFGDFHKMFRWPVGSGAPIAFAWGQFEHDGDEFCHVTSNTFSAQIEYRALTPKAYLELKTYFANDDESSVIFELTPSEFEDDWRTLTRAFASIDDVEDVALPFPAAGVHFRLREHCGTKEVIREDGSVANVSIGDSNARFRVVSIGFAYGNWAANWQGMDFHPGDAQDNFDNVTLEHERATDYIEFTAGQSGQCTLQAYCRRKQGEEGRLQVKVNGSVKAEPSVPGTDFAWVDLWTGELAGGETIRVANNEWEESTWLGLSSTLHKSCVEFAHESRNGPVFRIVPVGGDGGGIVEPPPPPPPDTTPPILENVAAGPVSHEAAIVHFDASEDVQWRVEYGTTSNYGQTSISRGFDDPRAASLTGLAPDTTYHFRIVAADAAGNAAASPDHTFTTKAVPDRTAPVITNVQAAVTHNSATVTWNTSEPANSKLYYGRAPSTATWTGLADFVTNHSVTVDGLLPNTTYVFWVKGSDAAGNEGISPQSSFTTSPTPDTQAPTIIAPAVTAITQTSASVVWRTDEPTVSCVEYGTTPAYGLVATLQGTRTAHSIALSQLQPGRQYHYLVKATDAAGNTATHSGSFQTDPPDVGTVTGTVTRQDTGAPLAGATVTVLGSTGLSATCDGNGVYTIAGVPTGTRSLRFAASGWRTATAQVTVRRTQTVTRNFALVPVGTVYGYVQTPVTGDAGGRPRPRMIGLNGATVRIAAGNRTTQTANGYFAKPDRPADGYYALDDVAVGTHTVTVSLSGFVPQTLNVTVPGPGGKVRQDFSLEKARLDLSVTHDSLNISPESPIAGQRATVACTVVNSGNIEARTVRVRFLWNGAQISQSVIATLNPGASRRLTYSWLVPADGPTKGDLSAVVEPDAGIVEADASNNVATRSLTIVPLKPDVSILAADITHTPESPGCGQTVTIRATVKNMGGLAAENLEVALKRGDETVATRSRSRLNPGEHYQASMSWTVPAATYDPVAFRVVLDPSNNIDELDKTNNQAEHTVVPALPDLSVDAAEITSTPAAPIAGEDVRLSIKVRNLGGSKAYNIPLRIMRGTDVLSEQTISSLSAGSSTTRYFTWDIPDTAGDSEKLGVVLDPANSIPESNEANNAAPHLVLVTPRQIDLYIAAADITHTPPEPEAGHTATISVIVHNGGNVKASGVKVRFLRGGQQIGEKTISSITAGDDYTTKLYWSVPDGTVGPVTINVVLDPDGEIAETDESNNTASHSFAVLAGD from the coding sequence ATGATGACGAGCAACCGGTGGGTCTTCCCTGTCGTGATTGCTATCCTGGCGTACCTGGGGACACTTCCCGCCCCTGCCGAAGACATTCGGCTCAATGACTGCGAGATACGAGGAGCCGACTCCTTCGGTGATTTCCACAAGATGTTCCGATGGCCGGTCGGTTCTGGCGCGCCGATAGCCTTCGCCTGGGGGCAGTTCGAGCATGATGGCGATGAGTTCTGCCACGTCACCTCCAATACTTTCAGCGCCCAGATCGAGTATCGGGCCCTCACCCCAAAGGCCTATCTGGAGCTCAAGACCTACTTCGCCAACGACGACGAATCCAGCGTGATCTTCGAGCTCACTCCGAGCGAGTTCGAGGACGACTGGCGCACCCTCACCCGCGCCTTCGCAAGCATTGACGATGTTGAGGACGTCGCCCTGCCCTTCCCTGCCGCCGGTGTCCATTTCCGCCTGCGAGAGCACTGTGGCACGAAAGAAGTGATCCGCGAGGACGGGTCGGTCGCCAATGTGTCCATCGGCGACAGCAACGCACGCTTCAGGGTTGTATCGATAGGTTTCGCCTACGGGAACTGGGCGGCGAACTGGCAGGGCATGGACTTCCACCCCGGCGACGCCCAGGACAACTTTGACAATGTGACTCTTGAGCACGAGCGCGCCACCGACTACATCGAGTTCACCGCCGGGCAGTCGGGGCAGTGCACCCTCCAGGCTTACTGCCGCAGGAAGCAGGGCGAGGAGGGCAGACTGCAGGTGAAGGTCAACGGGAGCGTGAAAGCTGAGCCTTCGGTGCCCGGCACGGATTTCGCCTGGGTCGACCTGTGGACCGGCGAGCTGGCGGGTGGCGAGACGATCCGCGTTGCGAATAACGAGTGGGAGGAATCCACCTGGCTGGGGCTGTCCAGCACACTGCATAAGTCCTGCGTTGAGTTCGCCCATGAGTCCCGCAATGGTCCGGTCTTCCGCATCGTTCCGGTGGGGGGAGATGGCGGCGGGATCGTCGAGCCTCCACCACCTCCGCCTCCCGACACAACCCCGCCGATCCTGGAGAATGTGGCGGCCGGCCCTGTCTCCCACGAGGCGGCTATCGTCCATTTCGACGCCAGCGAGGACGTGCAATGGCGCGTGGAATATGGAACGACCAGCAACTACGGACAGACTTCGATCTCTCGGGGTTTCGATGACCCCAGGGCCGCCTCGCTGACGGGTCTCGCGCCCGACACTACCTACCACTTTCGCATCGTCGCCGCGGACGCCGCAGGGAATGCCGCCGCTTCACCCGACCATACCTTCACCACCAAAGCCGTGCCCGACCGGACTGCCCCGGTCATCACCAATGTGCAGGCGGCCGTCACCCACAACTCAGCAACCGTAACCTGGAATACCAGCGAGCCCGCCAACTCGAAGCTCTATTACGGTCGCGCGCCATCAACTGCGACCTGGACCGGTTTGGCGGACTTCGTGACAAACCACTCGGTCACTGTAGACGGCCTCCTGCCCAACACCACGTATGTATTCTGGGTGAAAGGCTCCGACGCGGCGGGCAACGAGGGCATCTCGCCTCAGTCGAGTTTCACCACCTCTCCGACTCCCGACACGCAGGCGCCGACGATTATCGCTCCAGCTGTGACCGCCATCACCCAGACCTCCGCGTCCGTCGTCTGGCGCACCGACGAGCCCACCGTTTCCTGCGTCGAATACGGGACCACACCGGCTTACGGTCTTGTTGCAACCCTCCAGGGCACGCGCACCGCTCATAGCATCGCCCTTTCGCAGCTGCAACCAGGTCGCCAGTACCACTATCTTGTGAAGGCGACCGACGCAGCCGGCAATACGGCCACGCACTCCGGTAGTTTCCAGACCGACCCGCCGGATGTGGGCACGGTTACGGGCACCGTGACCCGCCAGGATACCGGGGCGCCTCTGGCAGGGGCCACCGTGACCGTGCTGGGGAGCACCGGTCTGTCCGCCACCTGCGACGGCAATGGGGTGTACACCATCGCCGGCGTACCCACCGGAACCCGCAGCCTTCGTTTTGCCGCATCCGGGTGGCGTACCGCCACTGCCCAGGTAACGGTTCGCCGCACCCAGACCGTGACGCGCAACTTCGCTCTCGTCCCCGTGGGCACGGTCTACGGGTATGTGCAGACCCCGGTTACTGGGGATGCTGGCGGGCGGCCCAGGCCGCGCATGATCGGCCTCAATGGCGCAACCGTGCGCATCGCCGCCGGCAACCGGACCACCCAGACCGCCAACGGATACTTCGCTAAGCCTGACAGACCGGCGGATGGCTACTACGCCCTCGACGACGTGGCCGTGGGGACACATACCGTGACTGTTTCTCTGTCGGGGTTCGTGCCGCAGACGCTCAATGTCACCGTCCCCGGCCCGGGCGGGAAAGTTCGGCAGGATTTTAGCCTCGAGAAAGCCCGTCTCGACCTGTCGGTCACCCATGACTCTCTCAACATTTCGCCGGAATCACCCATCGCAGGCCAGCGCGCCACCGTCGCCTGCACCGTAGTCAACTCGGGCAACATCGAGGCCCGGACGGTCCGGGTACGCTTCCTTTGGAATGGCGCGCAGATCAGTCAGTCTGTCATCGCGACCCTCAACCCCGGGGCCTCCCGACGCCTCACGTACTCCTGGCTCGTCCCTGCCGATGGGCCGACCAAGGGCGATCTGTCCGCGGTGGTGGAACCGGATGCCGGCATCGTGGAGGCCGATGCGAGCAACAATGTGGCCACCCGATCGCTGACCATTGTCCCCCTGAAGCCAGACGTCTCCATCCTCGCCGCGGACATCACGCACACACCGGAGTCACCCGGGTGTGGTCAGACTGTCACCATCCGCGCCACCGTGAAGAACATGGGCGGCCTGGCGGCTGAGAACCTTGAGGTGGCCCTGAAGCGCGGCGATGAGACCGTGGCCACCCGCTCCCGATCGAGGCTCAATCCGGGAGAGCACTACCAAGCGTCCATGAGCTGGACCGTGCCCGCGGCCACCTACGACCCGGTTGCATTCCGAGTAGTCTTGGACCCCTCAAACAACATCGATGAGCTGGACAAGACCAACAACCAGGCCGAGCACACCGTCGTGCCCGCTCTGCCGGATCTCTCCGTGGACGCCGCCGAGATAACCAGCACCCCCGCAGCACCCATCGCAGGTGAGGACGTCCGCCTTAGCATCAAGGTCCGCAACCTCGGCGGCTCCAAGGCCTATAACATCCCCCTGCGAATCATGCGCGGCACCGACGTCTTGTCCGAGCAGACCATCAGCTCTCTGAGCGCCGGGAGCAGCACCACTCGGTATTTCACATGGGACATACCGGACACAGCCGGGGATTCGGAAAAACTCGGGGTCGTACTGGACCCGGCGAACTCTATCCCCGAGAGCAACGAGGCCAATAACGCCGCTCCGCACCTGGTGCTGGTCACGCCCCGGCAGATCGACCTGTACATCGCCGCCGCGGACATCACCCACACTCCGCCGGAACCCGAAGCGGGACATACGGCCACGATAAGCGTAATTGTGCACAACGGCGGGAACGTGAAGGCGAGCGGAGTGAAGGTGCGGTTCCTGCGAGGCGGCCAGCAGATAGGCGAGAAGACCATCTCCTCGATCACTGCGGGGGACGATTACACGACGAAACTCTACTGGAGCGTTCCGGACGGCACCGTGGGCCCGGTGACGATCAATGTCGTCCTGGACCCGGACGGCGAAATTGCGGAGACCGACGAGAGCAACAACACGGCGTCCCACAGCTTCGCTGTACTTGCCGGGGACTAA
- a CDS encoding ADP-ribosylglycohydrolase family protein, giving the protein MTASEGRYTRELAVAIQAALDAGRILREDFHRPGGPRGSGHHAVADGEAEALIRGALIEAFPEYAYLGEETGYRPGSGSSPCHVWVVDPNDGTSAYLKGFRGAAVSIALLRDGRPVLGVVYAHCAPDDGGDLFSWAEGSGPVQRNGRAVPRKWPVTAGPECTALVSQSADKSPRANALAAHPMRFRAVTGIAYRLALVAAGEGELAVSLNGPCAWDYAGGHALLLGAGADLFDAEGHPVTYGPDGRSSCGGACFGGPSALVAEMVGRDWSSALHHGHPEEGYLQLSWPVRGRTVPVAGVLSRGQGCLLGQFAGDSLGGLVEFEGADYIASHYPQGVRLLADGGAWGTIAGQPTDDSELALCLARSIVAAGGYDPEAAARAYAWWYNSGPFDKGDTTRQALIPAARSFGHGQSAADAARAAASTTSQANGAMMRVCPIGVAGASRSPDTVIQWARADAELTHPHPVCQSANAVFAEAIAFAIRVGASPAETYEHACATAAEIGAETSVRETLALAASAAPADYSKQQGWVLIALQNAFFQLLHAPDLEAGVVDSIMRGGDTDTNAAIAGALLGAVHGRDAIPSQWVDRILTCRPLEGLSGGNKSRPQAFWPVDALWLAELLLTATKGDAQP; this is encoded by the coding sequence ATGACCGCCAGTGAAGGTCGGTACACTCGCGAGTTGGCGGTCGCCATCCAAGCCGCACTCGATGCCGGGCGCATTCTGCGCGAGGACTTCCACCGTCCCGGCGGCCCGCGCGGATCGGGGCACCATGCCGTCGCAGACGGAGAAGCCGAAGCCCTGATCAGGGGCGCCCTGATCGAAGCCTTCCCCGAGTATGCCTACCTGGGCGAAGAGACCGGCTACAGGCCGGGGTCGGGATCTTCGCCCTGCCACGTCTGGGTGGTCGACCCGAATGACGGAACCAGCGCTTACCTGAAAGGATTCCGCGGCGCAGCAGTGTCTATCGCGCTGCTGCGGGACGGCAGACCGGTGCTTGGCGTAGTCTACGCTCACTGCGCTCCGGACGACGGGGGCGACCTCTTCTCGTGGGCCGAAGGTTCGGGCCCCGTCCAGCGCAATGGCCGCGCGGTCCCCCGCAAGTGGCCTGTCACTGCGGGTCCGGAGTGTACAGCGCTGGTGTCACAGAGCGCGGACAAGAGCCCCCGGGCCAATGCACTCGCAGCGCACCCGATGAGGTTTCGTGCGGTGACAGGCATTGCGTATCGGCTGGCGCTGGTTGCTGCGGGTGAGGGTGAACTGGCCGTCTCACTCAACGGACCATGCGCCTGGGACTACGCCGGGGGACATGCTCTGCTGCTGGGAGCCGGCGCGGACCTGTTTGACGCTGAGGGCCATCCTGTCACCTATGGTCCCGACGGCCGCAGCAGTTGCGGAGGGGCCTGCTTTGGGGGGCCATCGGCGCTGGTTGCCGAAATGGTGGGCCGCGACTGGAGCAGTGCGCTGCACCACGGTCATCCTGAAGAAGGCTACCTGCAGCTGTCCTGGCCGGTGCGCGGGCGGACTGTTCCCGTCGCGGGTGTCTTGTCCCGCGGTCAAGGGTGCCTGCTGGGCCAGTTTGCCGGTGACTCCCTGGGCGGCCTCGTGGAGTTCGAGGGAGCCGATTACATCGCCTCGCATTATCCGCAGGGCGTGAGGCTGCTGGCCGATGGCGGGGCATGGGGAACCATCGCGGGACAACCCACCGACGACTCAGAGCTGGCGCTGTGCCTGGCGCGGTCGATCGTGGCCGCGGGAGGCTATGATCCCGAGGCGGCGGCGCGAGCCTACGCTTGGTGGTATAATTCCGGCCCCTTCGACAAGGGCGACACCACGAGACAGGCTCTCATACCTGCCGCAAGATCGTTCGGGCACGGGCAATCGGCCGCCGACGCGGCCCGGGCGGCAGCGAGCACCACAAGCCAGGCAAACGGCGCCATGATGCGGGTGTGCCCCATCGGGGTCGCCGGTGCAAGCCGTTCGCCTGACACCGTGATCCAGTGGGCCAGAGCCGACGCGGAGTTGACTCACCCCCATCCCGTGTGCCAGAGCGCCAACGCGGTGTTCGCCGAGGCCATTGCCTTCGCAATCCGCGTTGGCGCGAGTCCCGCTGAGACCTACGAGCACGCCTGCGCGACCGCCGCCGAGATTGGTGCCGAGACGAGCGTCCGGGAGACCTTGGCTCTGGCTGCGAGCGCGGCCCCAGCGGACTACTCGAAGCAGCAGGGCTGGGTCCTGATCGCTCTGCAGAACGCGTTCTTCCAGCTATTGCACGCGCCGGATCTGGAGGCAGGCGTGGTGGACAGCATCATGCGTGGGGGCGACACGGACACGAACGCCGCCATCGCCGGTGCGCTTCTTGGTGCAGTTCACGGCAGGGACGCCATCCCATCGCAATGGGTCGACCGCATTCTGACCTGCCGGCCCCTGGAAGGTCTGTCCGGGGGCAACAAATCGCGTCCGCAGGCTTTCTGGCCGGTGGATGCTCTCTGGCTGGCCGAATTGCTTCTCACAGCCACCAAGGGTGACGCGCAGCCATGA